The genome window CATATTGGCCAGGATACATTTTACGGACCAGGAAGGAGGCCTTGAGAAAATAAACAGGCTGATTATTGACGGTTTGAATAAGGAAATAGAAAATCTGTGCGACCTTTGCGGCCCCAGGCCCGCTGATATTTATTTATTGTCTGTCGCAGGAAATACTGCCATGACCCATCTTTTCATGGGCATTAATCCCAGGTGGATAATACGTGAGCCTTATATTCCGGTAGTAAACAGCCCTGATGTTGAAAAAGCCTCGACACTTGGGATCAAGGTTAATCCCCTTGCCCGGGTCCTTATTTTTCCGAATATAGGCAGCTATTTTGGAGGAGATTTAATTGCCGGGATTCTTTTTTCAGGCTTAAACAAGAGTAATGATACGGCAATTCTTGTCGATGTGGGGACAAACGCCGAAGTTGTGCTGGGAAACAGAAACTGGCTGATGGCCTGCGCCGGAGCAGCAGGGCCGGCTCTTGAAGGAGGAGTGACAAAAATGGGGATGATGGCCGGCCCCGGAGTAATAGACCGGATTTCCATAGAGCCCGATTCATCCATATTCCACATACATACAATTGAGAATAATACTCCCCGGGGAATTTGCGGCTCCGGGCTTATCGATCTTGCGGCCCATCTTTTTCTTTCCAAAATGATCGATATCAGGGGACGATTCGTATCGGACATGTGTAATAATAAAATTAGGGAGATCGATGGGATTCCAGGTAGGAGCATCGGTTACCCGACGCCCCCCCTACAGACCCGTACGTGAAGATTTCCCTCATACGGTTCCTCGGTTCAAATCCTTTTTACCGGATTATCAACCAAACAGGCGACACCCCGTTTGGCGTATAACTTTGCAGCCCTTACGGCATCAAATATTATGGACTATTCTGGGTAATGGCAGTGGGTATGTTGTGCGCAAGTCCTCGAACATTACTTCGCCCTTGTGACTTCTTCGGCTTAACCATCGACGCCATGCTTTCTCAGTATATTCAAACACAACTTCCAGCACTTTGTAGTTACTTATTACTCCAAAGTACTGGTAAAAACCTCGCAGTTTACTGCAAAGAATCTCATACTGCTCGGCCATTGGCTTATGACGGTTATCCTTGCACCATATCCATATTCTCTTCATAAAACGGCTTGAACGCTTTCTTGCCGTCTTTTTCTTTATTACCATGTACCCTTTTAATGATTTTGACCAGTAAAATGTAAACCCTAAAAAATCAAACGTCCCGTTTCCCTTTCCGCTAATGCGTTTGGAAAATCGAATCAGTTTTGTCTTTTCCGGGTGAAGTGACAGCTCGAACTGTTCGAACCGCCTGGGTAATACATCCATGACACGCAATGCGTCTTTTTCATACTCGAACCCGAGGATGAAATCATCCGCCCAGCGTATGATGGAGCATCTCCCTTTCATCCGGGGGATCACTTCTTTCACGTACCAGTCATCTAAAACATAATGAAGAAAGATATTACTGAGCACAGGGGAAATTACTCCTCCCTGTGGAGTGCCCGT of Desulfosarcina sp. BuS5 contains these proteins:
- a CDS encoding ASKHA domain-containing protein is translated as MDEGKNGGWVRNIELTPPTLQDNTADADRLAGALKKELGAESIDIEFDLLKRLPQILRESGYKIRCILFKQHGRWLLLDAAGCDDNTIIAGLAVDLGTTRVVLRLIDLVSNKTLGETSFDNPQISVGPDILARIHFTDQEGGLEKINRLIIDGLNKEIENLCDLCGPRPADIYLLSVAGNTAMTHLFMGINPRWIIREPYIPVVNSPDVEKASTLGIKVNPLARVLIFPNIGSYFGGDLIAGILFSGLNKSNDTAILVDVGTNAEVVLGNRNWLMACAGAAGPALEGGVTKMGMMAGPGVIDRISIEPDSSIFHIHTIENNTPRGICGSGLIDLAAHLFLSKMIDIRGRFVSDMCNNKIREIDGIPGRSIGYPTPPLQTRT